In the Halorubrum ruber genome, CCGACGTCCGCGACGGGTGGGACGTGGTCGTCGTCGAGCCCTCGGACGCCGTGATGCTCCAGTCAGACTACCACGACCTGCTCGACGGCGATGCCAGCGACGTGCCCGACGCCGACGTGGCGGCCGTCTCGGAGAGCGCCTACGGCGTCATGGAGTACGTCGACGCCCACCGGCTCGACGAGGACCTCGCACTCGACGCGTCCACCGAGTCGCTCACCTACCACGGCCACTGCCACCAGAAGGCGACGAAGAAGGACCACCACGCGGTCGGTGTGCTCCGGCGCGCCGGCTACGGCGTCGACCCGCTCGACTCCTCCTGTTGCGGGATGGCGGGCTCGTTCGGCTACGAGGCCGAGCACTACTCGATGAGCAAGGCCATCGGCGAGAACCTGTTCGAGCAGGTCGACGCCAGCGACGGCGACGCCCTCGTCGCGCCGGGCACCTCCTGCCGGACGCAGTTGGAGGAAGGCCCCGGCGAGGTCCCGGAGCCGACGCACCCGATCGAGAAGCTGGCGGCCGCGCTGGCGTAGGGGGCGGCTGCGCGCCATCTCCGGACGACTCGACCGATCCGGACGCGTCTGTTACTCCGCGCTCGGCCAGACGTTCGCTCCGACGACGGCGATCAGGTACGAGAACGCCGGGAAGGTCACCGCGACCACGACGAGGAACGCCGGGTTGAGCCCGGCGGGGTCGGCGGAGAGCCACCCGGTGTATTGGAGGACCGCCAGCGTCAGGACCACGACGGCCGTGTTGAGCGCGTACTCGGAGAGCGGCGGGGTCGGGAACCGCATACGGCCGGGTGGCACCGCTGCTCACTCAACGCTTTCGACGCGGTCCCGCTCGCGTTCTCGCCGCCGGGCCAACACCCGTTTGAACCCCTTCCCCGGCCCGCCCTCGACCGGCCACCCCTTCGTGCGCCACTGGGGCGGTTCCGGCGAGAAATCCGGACAGGAGCCCGAACACTCCCGCGCGGTGGGGATTTTCTCCTTCGCGGCGCAGTATGGGACGAGCCCGCGCCCCTCGCGCCGCAGTTCGAAGTGTCGACAGTCGGGGCGCATCGTCTCGTGGAACGAGCGCCACCCCTTCCCGTAGGCGCGCTCGGCGATCTCCAGCCGCAGCGTCTCCGTCTCGGGGTCGCGGCGCTCGCCCTCGCCCGGCGCGAGGTCGGTGGCGTGCCACGCCACGCTCCCCGCGTCGGCGTCGACGCTCGCGGAGAAGTCGGTCGCGAGGATGCCGGCCTCGACCGGCAGCTCGCGGAGCAGGGCTGGCTCGACGCGCTCGCCGGTCGTCTCGGTGGCGAGCCACGCCTCGTCGGCGAGCGCCGTCTCGACGTCGTGGTCGAGCTGGTCGGCGAGGCGGTCGGCCGCCGAGCGGTTCAGATCCGGCTTGTTCTCGACCGCGACAATCCGCTCGACCCAGTCCGGGTACGGTCGCTTCCGGCGGATCTCGATTCGGTTGCCGTCGCGGCGCTTCTCGATCAGGTCCCGACCCGCCGCGCGGTGAACCGCCTGCCGGACGTAGCGCCACGGGTAGCCGGGGTGCGGCAGCGCGTCGCGATAGAACGCCCACTCGGCGGGCGCGCCCCGGATGACGTGGAGGAGGTCGGAGTCGATGGTTCGGTCGCCGAACTCACGCCGCCGTTCGAACGCGGCCGGATCGACTTCGATAACGACGGTGTCCCACCGCCGGTCCTTGGTGCCGAGCTGGCGAGCGACCAACGCGGGACGGGACCCCTCGCTCGGGTGCCAGGCCAACTCGGCGTACCGGCAGACGAGAAGCTCGTAGCCGAACTCGGCGTCGGGCGTCACTGGTCGACCCGTCGAGCGGAGCGGACAAAAGCGAACCGCTCGGAGGCGGGGCAGTCGTCGCCCGCGCCGCCCGAGCGTCCCGGTTAGACGTACTTGCCGTTCTCCTCGTCTTTCCGCTCGTCGAGGTAGTCGTGGGCCTCCTCTAAGATGTCGCGCGGCCCGTCCTGGGTGATCGTGTTGAGCGCCTGGTCGTAGTCGCGCCACTGGAGGTCGCGGTGTTCCTTCGAGAGCTCCGCGCTCGCCTCGAACGAGCGGGCGATGAACAGGTGGACCGTCTTGTGGATGGTCTTCCCGTTCGCCTCGAACACGTAGTCGTACTCCCTGCGGAACCCGTCGATCAGCCGGAAATCCTCGATTCCGGCCTCCTCGCCGACTTCTCGTATCGCCGTCTGCTGGAGCTCCTCGTCCCCCTCGACCCCGCCTTTGGGGAACTCCCAGTCCCCCGGTCGGCTCTTCAGGAGCAAGTACTCCCGTTCGCCGCGGGTATCGCGGAAGAGGATGGCTCCGGCACTGGTCGCTTCGACCGTCATTAGCCGCAGGTAAGCGATCACCCCTAAAGAGCGTGTCGGACTTCCGAACAGAGACGAGCGTCTCGGCGGCGTCGACCGGTCTCCGAGCGGGATTCGCGGCGCGGGCGGCCGGCCCGACGACGGGTAGATGCGTTTTTACCGCTCGGGCGGCCATTGGCGGACGACCCCCAGCCATGACCTTCGTCACGAAACTCGACTTCGCGTCCGGCGACCGCGACGTGCTCGTCGAGACCGTCCAGGAACTCAAAGAGACGCTCGAACGCAAAGGCGCCGAGTGCAAGGGCCCGCACGCGAGCCCCTCGGAGAACGTCACCGTTCCGCTGTACAAGAACCTCTCGCCGGGCGACGAGTTCTCGCCGTGGCGCTACGACGTGTATCGCCGCTCGATGGAGATCCACGGCGCCGACGACATCGCGCGCGACGTCGTCGGCCGCGACTTCCCCGACTCGATCCACGTCGAGGTTGAGGTCGACCGGAAGAAGCCGGCCGGCCACCGCCGAGACTGAGGCGACCACCCCCGAACCGACGGGCGACGCGGTCACGGCTGCGGTTTTCTCGGGGCACGCGACGCATTCACAGACCAGCGAGCGCCCCGCTCGTCAGCCGAGCGTCCGCAGATTCTCAGTCTCGACGCGCTCTGGCAGCCGTTCGAGCGCGCGGTCGCACCACGCGTCGTGACCGAGCGTGAGCGCCGTCTCGGGGTTGGCGTCCGCCAGCGCGACGACCCCCTCCGCGGCCGCGACCTGCGCCGCGTCGTCGGTCCGCTCGGGCACCTCGGCGGTGAGCGGATACGTCTCCGAGAGCGCGGGCGGGTAGGGGCCGAACGGCGGCTTCACGCGCCACACGGCGTCGTAAGTGTGGTTCGAGGGCGCCTTCGACTCGGTGAGGAGGAGGTCGTCGGGCGCCGCCAGTCGGGCGAGACGGGTCTGGTGTCGCTCCACTTCCGGCCGGCGCGCCGCCTCGTGAGAGGTGTAGAAGAACGCGTCCTTCGAGCCGGGGTCGGTGCGCTCTAACTCGTCGGCGTGGTCGAGCAGCGCGCGGTAGCCGTCGAGCATCGCCGGGTGGCCGCGGGCGCGGCGGTCGACTAAGTCGAGCAGGTTCCCGGAGCGGATCGCCTCCTTCACGCGGCGCAGCTCCTCGAAGGTGACGTGGAGGTTGTGCTCGGCGAGCAGCCGCTCCGTCTCGCCGTCGTCGAAGCCGCGGAGGTCGGCGGGCGTGTGGTCCGCGCAGACGGGACACGAGCACGGGAAGTAGTCGAGCTCTTCGAGGTGTTCCGTCCCCGAGACGGTCAGGTAGCGGCCGTCACGCGCCATCAGCGCGTAGGCGGCCGAGTCGAACAGGTCGCAGCCGGCCGCCACCGCGAGCGCGAGCATCATGGGGTGGCCGGCGCCGAACAGGTGGACCGGCGCGCCCGGCCCGAGCCCGCGCTTCGCCGCGCGCACCGCCTCGACGACCTCGGCGTAGCGGTAGGAGTTCAGGAGGGGAACCATCGCGCCGACGGGGAACACGTCGAGGTCGGTCGCGGCCGCGTGCCGCCCCGCCTCCTCGCGGAGGTCGGCGTACGTCGACCCCTGGACCGGGGCGTTGACCAGCATCTCTCCGGTCTCGGCGTCCTCCGCGTCCGCGAGCGCCTGCTTCGTCGTCGCCAGCTCGCGCTCCGCCTGCTCGCGGTCGGCGTCCGGCGGCGTGGGCACGTCGACGGGTGTCGCCACGTCGCTGCCGATCCGCCGCTGGAACTCGATGATCTCCGCGGTCGTCACGTCGATGTCGCCGTACTCGGCTAACTGGAAGGAGCCGGAGTCGGTCATGATCGCGCCGTCGAAGCCGAGGAAGTCGTGGAGCCCCTCGTCGACGACGCGGTCGCGGATGCGGTCCGTGCTGCGGATGATGTAGGAGTTCGTGATCAGCATCTCCGCGCCGAACTCCCCGCGGAGCCGCTCGGGCTCGATCGTGAGCACGTTGGGGTTGACCACGGGCAGAAGCGCCGGCGTCTCGACCGTGACGTCGGCGCGCGGGACCTCCAGCCGACCGATCCGCCCGGCGGCGTC is a window encoding:
- a CDS encoding bis(5'-nucleosyl)-tetraphosphatase; amino-acid sequence: MTVEATSAGAILFRDTRGEREYLLLKSRPGDWEFPKGGVEGDEELQQTAIREVGEEAGIEDFRLIDGFRREYDYVFEANGKTIHKTVHLFIARSFEASAELSKEHRDLQWRDYDQALNTITQDGPRDILEEAHDYLDERKDEENGKYV
- a CDS encoding uS10/mL48 family ribosomal protein, with translation MTFVTKLDFASGDRDVLVETVQELKETLERKGAECKGPHASPSENVTVPLYKNLSPGDEFSPWRYDVYRRSMEIHGADDIARDVVGRDFPDSIHVEVEVDRKKPAGHRRD
- a CDS encoding DUF5787 family protein, with the protein product MTPDAEFGYELLVCRYAELAWHPSEGSRPALVARQLGTKDRRWDTVVIEVDPAAFERRREFGDRTIDSDLLHVIRGAPAEWAFYRDALPHPGYPWRYVRQAVHRAAGRDLIEKRRDGNRIEIRRKRPYPDWVERIVAVENKPDLNRSAADRLADQLDHDVETALADEAWLATETTGERVEPALLRELPVEAGILATDFSASVDADAGSVAWHATDLAPGEGERRDPETETLRLEIAERAYGKGWRSFHETMRPDCRHFELRREGRGLVPYCAAKEKIPTARECSGSCPDFSPEPPQWRTKGWPVEGGPGKGFKRVLARRRERERDRVESVE
- the tgtA gene encoding tRNA guanosine(15) transglycosylase TgtA, coding for MRDHFEIRDHDAAGRIGRLEVPRADVTVETPALLPVVNPNVLTIEPERLRGEFGAEMLITNSYIIRSTDRIRDRVVDEGLHDFLGFDGAIMTDSGSFQLAEYGDIDVTTAEIIEFQRRIGSDVATPVDVPTPPDADREQAERELATTKQALADAEDAETGEMLVNAPVQGSTYADLREEAGRHAAATDLDVFPVGAMVPLLNSYRYAEVVEAVRAAKRGLGPGAPVHLFGAGHPMMLALAVAAGCDLFDSAAYALMARDGRYLTVSGTEHLEELDYFPCSCPVCADHTPADLRGFDDGETERLLAEHNLHVTFEELRRVKEAIRSGNLLDLVDRRARGHPAMLDGYRALLDHADELERTDPGSKDAFFYTSHEAARRPEVERHQTRLARLAAPDDLLLTESKAPSNHTYDAVWRVKPPFGPYPPALSETYPLTAEVPERTDDAAQVAAAEGVVALADANPETALTLGHDAWCDRALERLPERVETENLRTLG